A section of the Bombus terrestris chromosome 2, iyBomTerr1.2, whole genome shotgun sequence genome encodes:
- the LOC100646252 gene encoding histone-lysine N-methyltransferase trithorax — protein MGRSKFPGKPPKTVTRKRIKVLGQPETAQSDSVTVAENIYYGLSLFNETFGDNEKEHPPFHGFSTKEANLSVSYIKTQQHDTENTTVKSPPDAIDNSVPQQNVQTVADIKSPPSHTENNTEKLCDKNIKLAEDDKKDVTALNSKRTTKFHRPKSRRACKNIKFSNFMKTPVLKSVNNILDQHQRTRQLRNSTAKRLLQRAKSNSNNARNITAQCGDKPNAVRKFILPVRSAHSSRVIKPNKRFIEELEETPGAEHSENEISTHVKKAKLALNKHCNQEPKLKDGNITKLYTKLKDKETKSKAKKVIQRVNSNAQTLVQPAKNLEKLAPSIQDTQLTKTVSTDVKKINLSAKNKMVKCSSDECNSVQDGVPNVTRKAPNAKLNISKNQKLISVPTKALPDSDVPSSESSRIQTRSGTQNDTVDLEVQTTFEDSAKMKENNSTKGRSNVDSSNKNTERNSDNFDTESTLSESGSEHSNHTEDEQSEWTGMKLNGGKVILRKARLKLDNKCVSGTEGPFSTTNSNSVTSGNTNLGLTGTIKCGVCGAVRFYRFVKQARKFGIHSCESCRKFISKMIKRQACAKSTNSTLPVLQCHKGDGLCLVPPVVRSQQWNLMRCVYKARCPACWLKMCLKCYNIPSSLRTGLNTLLPPMMRDPLNIPLILNQEDNDNQGQKLISSKLGWPAEDSSEKNLFKSAMNWRNIEIGQKTSYQGTGGFLYTKLDKFDSSLNISPNKKRRKNNRIKVRKKLKNPMFSVPPLNQCPQPLRQRLELKGPRVKHVCRSASVALGQPIATFPSVDGKEDTESNKHIPKNLKENDRVEKKDDTKEKESQKHNDENTVNHNTVNATQQPHPKRGKSQQNISTSNFQVVPKTNNDALHTISIDFWEQYDPTEVGAKGFALIGSELFQIPAICYLCGSAGKEPLIHCQCCCEPYHAFCLEPSEWNACAQPNWCCPRCTICQSCHLRSGPKLSCIRCRQSFHHSCLSKSGVSARLYSPERPYVCQNCVKCKSCGSEGVNVHVGNLPLCSMCFKLRQQGNYCPLCQRCYNENDFDTKMMECSECSYWVHAYCEGISDERYQILSYLPDTIEFTCSQCSSNPNSVWRNAIEAELKAGFIGVIKALSKNKKICAALKWSPRKECLCISVSNGKKLDFSNEKADSNITNVKEGLNVEEAEESNCEKIKNTEFGYNNNNSKSDSINKLDEDQPSDNCNRRGLRRLRQKFHLKECSVRVKNCAVKDTQDNDKKDSVTQENTSSNSNDTECHCSEQQIIVRPSPTLMSVKRKVNNNEYKTLLQFHCDMEHVINRTGTKDLTEVYHEILQDVFPWFSPKSIRNNNGKSDPLTATKDIGKDDSTVTKFDDSILEVWKEEVIKAPKAIAAKTANLYNVHVEDSRSCCLCKGLSDGPETKEGRLLYCGQNEWVHSNCALWSNEVFEEIDGSLQNVHSAISRGRLIRCAECGKKGASVGCCAKNCNSTFHYPCARNVGLAFNDDKTVFCSSHLNNCTHKTLQNENEFSLQRPVYVELDRKKKKYAEPSKVKVMIGSLMIDCLGTIIPEYSDTIERIIPCDYKCSRLYWSTVNPFKIVRYYIRTYVQMYVPEVSSNLENNITIDHSKEQEEEDTLNTQKSEYLAVKQTLDALIDAVCNKEVDENLAEQNNTDLLPPELKEAIFEDLPHDLLDGISMQDIFPKMTYEDFIAMDLKNDGTFAADLFKDDMLASEVDEMIKPSDSKVSKIDPSLVELGSHNDLWVHLETKTSVQDLMDDLFSSKNQKRGGRELKRSKSEVISNSPLIVGGQRHHQRSCSLTWSCKLDGTYAPSIKRRKLSRNSSMTKSNETSVMVLDSQNERPPTLHELRIPDSIMVTVGRANTPNILSDSMRELKYCIEDATSGINRRVISSSREEGKEHKRLFWHARQQPRILQVDGPADSGSASECSSPEYNIEEKSTALRVAEHLSIPQLDGINDESSCDSSEITSSNEKDCCNSYYTKSSNNILRSKRIYGFIRSHIGKYEDKAQKTKGGDSLSSNFQQRSNTAQQINPRENNLKLNLKIPQLDGADDISSDDECVSPQHVENETTTITSRCDAPFDHIDRPVTCKRCRCTYRTQDSYNRHLANCDIMITSDSDSETMDNKLASPDSRFSPSIGSVSPQFITLSPSEGHTLSSDYPDMQATSPLEASVPSPHPAIQIEPIAQAIITPQIHTHATVETVHQTVLTSNDMIVQTQYTRTTTTLPNATVLPQESTVQITEITDPPSVASDSSISQNIINTPMNSPDGASSQTVPSPQISPTFSSTGVQTASSTESSQGNSIQITKLTKSKSPRAPKSRTKGIKTQIVKNSIQPHNNGHARFQPMQNNTPIIQLQQAQRPSGPTVILQQASPGIMSAYVETLQQQSGQNLQYVTTIGGQHETAAAFKPQFITANHLIPGAYIQASSDNLLALQNGGISILPGVQIAQTQPTVLGTIIQQQPSAIQCGVISSEQLLLSSTPTLEMFTDSTGSMFLSNQPMYYGLETIVSNTVMSSSQFMTGTVPQVLASSYQTTTQVFQASKLMEPIVDVQAVPGVPTVTAVQSVQNVSGVPSVPNVANVSNVTNITSIPNVPSVTNVPNVPTVPAIPTIPTVPAVPTVPTVSNVSNVSNMPSITNIPNVSNVPTVPSVSNVPSVPSVPSVPSVPSVPSVPSVPSVPSVHNVHSVPSVPSVPCVPSTIPGASNTPSIPNVPNASSMPSVPNVSNVPSISGIPNLPTNVSSVPGVSSIPNASNVSNILNPAPTLSSTSNITNIPAVPTVQNVSNVSTLPSKVGNISDMSTVPSGYVVVNQSTTPIVESSIATSQIHIPATAEQNFPTATCNTMLPVSCQSVVEPVTSIELSSDTCASEAQATVRVTSSPKLLQNSIPTIPRVAVRPSPVSNSVVQPNNGPWKITEPLFGSEQMMNNNVRPYFDSKHVSENTSMIKSSISSKIPPLPNHCITQRDIIVNKLNHDVNNVHNNYNSTVPNSNNINVSTSNNPVIASSTVQNKITMSTSNVPTSRPMNRVLPMQAVTPKQDTTKSMQKTEMIIEEPTKPVIKPAEPEQKLGTESDKKQIVEAVAPTVKKPAETTINNINETLKLNTETIEKVKENLKLELDKEKLQNASLKIVLQKQLQDGSYKITHNMKAVTQNKKPPQVTSVEILPSKQVPQITSLQLLPIKTFTLKTNKIEEKVKPIDNQFNILKTKTPPVAVKKPRMISKSIKSVQPNVPNMQTQKSKGPTLMYEIKSQDGFTHTASSMAEVWETVFQAVQNARKAHNLPPLPHNPLTENLGLENNATVYLVEQLPDVNRCTKYKPRFHNLAPPKPGETENDLPNACINGAARAEPFKGRKVHDMFSWLASRHRQQPKMIAISEAESRRVASTNLPMAMRFRILKETSKESVGVYHSHIHGRGLFCLRDIEAGEMVIEYAGEVIRASLTDKREKYYDSKNIGCYMFKIDDHLVVDATMKGNAARFINHSCEPNCYSRVVDILGKKHILIFALRRIIQGEELTYDYKFPFEDIKIPCTCGSRRCRKYLN, from the exons ATGGGAAGGTCCAAGTTTCCCGGGAAGCCGCCAAAGACGGTCACCAGGAAACGGATCAAAGTTCTCGGTCAACCCGAGACAGCCCAAAGCGATTCGGTAACCGTCGCCGAGAACATCTACTACGGACTTTCCCTGTTCAACGAAACATTTGGTGACAATGAAAAG GAACATCCACCATTCCATGGCTTTAGCACTAAAGAAGCTAATCTTTCCGTGTCTTACATAAAAACGCAACAACATGACACAGAAAATACAACTGTTAAATCACCACCTGATGCTATTGATAATTCTGTGCCACAGCAGAATGTACAGACTGTCGCAGATATTAAAAGTCCTCCATCGCATACtgaaaataatacagaaaaattatgtgataaaaatatcaaactaGCGGAAGATGATAAAAAAGATGTGACTGCGTTAAATTCCAAACGTACTACTAAATTTCATAGACCCAAGAGTCGTAGagcttgtaaaaatataaaattctccaATTTTATGAAAACACCAGTATTAAAATCAGTAAATAATATCTTAGATCAGCATCAACGAACGAGACAACTACGTAACAGTACTGCAAAAAGATTATTGCAAAGGGCAAAATCTAACAGTAACAATGCGCGCAATATCACGGCACAATGTGGAGATAAACCAAATGCTgtaaggaaatttattttacctGTTCGAAGTGCCCATTCGTCAAGAGTTATTAAACCAAATAAAAGATTTATCGAGGAATTAGAAGAAACTCCTGGAGCAGAACATAGTGAGAACGAAATTAGTACGCACGTAAAGAAAGCTAAACTTGCATTAAATAAACATTGTAATCAAGAACCAAAATTAAAAGACGGAAATATTACTAAACTCTAcacaaaattaaaagataaagaaacaaaaagtaAAGCCAAAAAGGTAATCCAGCGTGTAAATTCCAATGCCCAAACTCTTGTGCAACCTGCAAAGAATCTTGAAAAATTAGCACCTTCTATACAAGACACACAATTAACAAAAACTGTTAGTACAgatgttaaaaaaattaatttatcagcTAAAAACAAAATGGTAAAGTGCTCATCCGATGAATGCAATAGTGTTCAAGATGGTGTACCAAATGTAACCAGAAAAGCTCCAAatgcaaaattaaatatctccaaaaatcaaaaattaatttctgttcCTACAAAAGCTCTTCCTGATTCTGATGTTCCAAGTTCAGAGTCTTCCAGGATTCAAACTAGATCAGGAACTCAAAATGATACAGTTGATTTAGAAGTTCAGACAACTTTTGAAGATTCagcaaaaatgaaagaaaataatagcacAAAGGGTCGAAGCAATGTTGATAGCAGCAATAAAAATACAGAGAGAAATTCAGATAATTTTGATACAGAAAGCACATTATCTGAAAGTGGAAGTGAACATAGTAATCATACAGAAGACGAACAGTCTGAATGGACTGGGATGAAATTAAATGGTGGGAAAGTTATTTTAAGAAAGGCAAGGCTAAAACTAGATAATAAATGTGTCAGTGGAACTGAAGGTCCCTTTTCAACGACAAATAGCAACAGTGTTACAAGTGGAAATACTAATTTAG GCTTAACAGGTACCATCAAATGTGGGGTTTGTGGTGCTGTACGGTTCTATCGATTTGTGAAACAAGCTCGAAAATTCGGTATTCACAGTTGTGAATCGTGTAGAAAGTTTATCAGTAAAATGATTAAACGACAGGCTTGTGCAAAATCTACAAATAGTACTCTTCCAGTCCTTCAATGTCATAAAGGCGATGGTTTATGCTTAGTACCACCTGTTGTAAGAAGTCAACAATGGAATCTCATGAGATGTGTTTATAAAGCTAGATGCCCAGCTTGTTGGTTAAAAATGTGCTTGAAATGTTACAACATTCCTTCTTCTTTGAGAACAGGCTTAAATACACTGTTACCACCAATGATGAGAGATCCTCTGAATATTCCATTAATATTGAATCAAGAAGATAATGATAATCAAGgacaaaaattaatatcttctaAGTTAGGTTGGCCTGCGGAAGATAGTTCAGAGAAGAACCTGTTCAAATCAGCAATGAATTGGAGAAACATAGAAATAGGTCAAAAGACAAGCTATCAAGGAACTGGTGGTTTTCTATATACAAAGTTAGATAAGT ttGACTCATCACTGAATATATCgcctaataaaaaaagaagaaaaaacaatagGATAAAAGTGAGGAAGAAATTGAAGAATCCAATGTTCTCCGTACCACCTTTAAATCAATGTCCACAACCTTTGAGACAGAGACTCGAATTGAAGGGACCAAGAGTGAAACATGTTTGTCGAAGTGCAAGCGTGGCTCTTGGTCAACCAATTGCAACTTTCCCCTCTGTAGATGGAAAAGAAGATACTGAAAGCAATAAGCACATTCCgaaaaatttaaaggaaaatgATAGGGTAGAGAAAAAGGATGACACAAAAGAGAAAGAGTCACAAAAACATAACGATGAGAATACTGTAAATCATAATACTGTCAATGCAACGCAGCAACCTCATCCAAAAAGAGGCAAATCACAACAAAATATATCAACGTCAAATTTTCAAGTA GTGCCTAAAACGAATAATGACGCATTACACACAATATCGATAGATTTTTGGGAGCAGTACGATCCTACAGAAGTTGGTGCAAAAGGCTTTGCCCTTATAGGTTCAGAACTCTTTCAGATTCCTGCTATTTGTTACCTTTGTGGAAGTGCTGGCAAAGAACCA CTCATCCACTGTCAGTGCTGTTGTGAGCCATATCATGCCTTTTGTTTGGAACCCAGCGAATGGAATGCTTGTGCTCAACCAAATTGGTGCTGTCCTCGATGTACAATATGCCAATCCTGCCATCTAAGATCTGGTCCAAAATTGTCTTGCATTCGTTGTCGTCAATCATTTCACCATTCGTGTTTGTCAAAATCTGGTGTTAGTGCGAGACTTTACAGTCCTGAAAGACCTTATGTGTGTCAAAATTGTGTTAAGTGTAAAAGCTGTGGTAGTGAAGGAGTTAATGTCCATGTGGGCAATTTACCATTATGCTCCATGTGTTTTAAATTACGTCAACAAGGAAATTACTGTCCTCTATGTCAAAGATGTTACAACGAAAATGATTTCGATACAAAG atgaTGGAATGTAGCGAATGTTCGTATTGGGTACATGCCTATTGCGAAGGAATTTCTGACGAGCGTTATCAAATTCTTAGTTATCTACCCGATACTATTGAATTTACATGCAGCCAATGTTCTTCAAATCCTAATTCTGTTTGGAGAAATGCCATAGAAGCTGAACTTAAGGCTGGTTTCATAGGAGTTATAAAAGCGTTAAGTAAAAATAAGAAGATTTGCGCTGCTTTGAAATGGAGTCCAAGAAAAGAATGTTTATGTATATCTGTTTCTAATGGGAAAAAATTGGACTTTTCAAATGAGAAAGCAGATTCAAATATAACCAATGTCAAAGAAGGCCTGAACGTAGAAGAAGCTGAAGAAAGTAATtgtgaaaagattaaaaatacagaatttggatataataataataattcaaagtCCGATTCGATAAATAAATTGGACGAAGATCAACCAAGCGATAACTGTAACAGAAGAGGTTTAAGACGTCTTcgacaaaaatttcatttaaaagagTGTTCTGTTCGAGTAAAGAATTGCGCTGTGAAAGATACTCAAGACAATGATAAGAAAGATTCGGTAACTCAAGAAAATACAAGTAGTAATTCTAATGATACAGAATGCCATTGCTCAGAGCAGCAAATCATTGTTAGACCTTCGCCTACACTGATGTCGGTGAAACGAAAAGTCAATAACAATGAATATAAAACTCTGTTACAGTTTCATTGTGATATGGAACATGTTATAAATCGTACTGGAACGAAGGATCTTACAGAAGTTTATCACGAAATTTTACAAGATGTGTTCCCATGGTTTAGTCCGAAAAGTATAAGAAACAATAATGGCAAAAGCGATCCGTTAACAGCTACTAAAGATATCGGTAAAGACGATAGTACAGTTACAAAATTTGATGATTCTATTCTGGAAGTATGGAAAGAAGAGGTGATCAAAGCACCAAAAGCAATCGCAGCTAAAACAGCAAATTTATATAACGTTCATGTCGAAGATAGTAGATCATGTTGTTTGTGCAAAGGTTTAAGCGATGGTCCAGAGACGAAAGAAGGACGGTTACTGTATTGCGGGCAAAACGAGTGGGTACATTCGAATTGTGCGCTTTGGTCTAACGAAGTATTTGAAGAAATCGATGGTTCTTTGCAAAATGTTCATAGTGCTATTTCAAGAGGTCGATTAATTCGTTGCGCAGAATGTGGAAAGAAAGGGGCTAGTGTTGGCTGTTGCGCGAAGAATTGCAACAGTACCTTCCATTATCCTTGTGCTAGAAACGTTGGTCTTGCCTTTAACGACGATAAAACAGTATTTTGTTCTTCgcatttaaataattgtacGCATAAAACATTGCAAAATGAGAATGAATTTAGTTTACAAAGACCAGTATATGTAGAATTGGATCGTAAGAAGAAAAAATACGCGGAACCAAGTAAAGTGAAAGTTATGATAGGCTCACTGATGATAGATTGTTTAGGCACAATCATACCTGAATACTCTGATACAATTGAAAGAATTATACCTTGTGATTATAAATGTTCTCGGCTATATTGGTCTACGGTAAACCCATTTAAAATTGTAAGATATTATATTAGAACGTACGTGCAGATGTATGTACCAGAGGTTTCTtccaatttagaaaataatataactatTGATCATTCTAaagagcaagaagaagaagatacattAAATACACAGAAAAGCGAATATTTAGCTGTAAAACAAACTCTAGATGCTTTGATCGATGCAGTTTGTAACAAAGAAGTGGATGAAAATCTGGCAGAACAAAATAATACAGATCTTTTACCTCCAGAATTGAAAGAAGCTATATTCGAAGATTTGCCGCATGATTTATTAGACGGTATTTCCATGCAAGATATATTCCCAAAAATGACGTACGAAGATTTTATAGCAATGGATTTGAAAAATGATGGGACCTTCGCAGCAGATCTATTCAAGGATGATATGCTGGCATCCGAAGTAGACGAAATGATAAAGCCATCTGATAGTAAAGTTTCAAAGATAGATCCTTCTTTAGTAGAATTAGGGTCGCATAACGATTTATGGGTTCATTTGGAAACGAAAACATCCGTTCAAGATCTAATGGATGATCTGTTTAGTTCAAAAAATCAAAAACGCGGAGGCAGAGAACTGAAGCGATCTAAATCGGAAGTAATATCGAATAGCCCGTTAATCGTTGGAGGACAAAGGCACCATCAAAGATCTTGCAGTTTAACGTGGAGTTGTAAATTAGATGGTACTTACGCTCCCAGCATAAAACGAAGGAAATTGTCTAGGAATTCAAGCATGACGAAATCAAACGAGACAAGCGTAATGGTATTAGATTCGCAAAACGAACGGCCGCCTACTTTGCACGAGTTAAGGATTCCAGACAGTATCATGGTTACTGTAGGCAGAGCAAATACACCTAATATTTTATCCGATTCTATGCGGGAATTAAAGTATTGCATCGAGGATGCTACCAGTGGTATTAATCGTAGAGTAATATCCAGTAGTCGGGAGGAAGGTAAAGAGCATAAACGGCTGTTTTGGCATGCGAGGCAACAACCGCGAATATTACAAGTCGACGGCCCTGCCGATTCAGGCAGCGCCAGTGAATGCAGTTCACCGGAGTATAATATAGAAGAAAAGAGTACGGCATTACGCGTGGCAGAACATTTATCGATTCCGCAATTAGACGGCATCAACGACGAATCCTCGTGCGACAGCAGCGAAATTACTTCGTCTAACGAAAAGGACTGCTGCAACTCTTATTATACAAAGTCttcgaataatattttacgATCAAAGCGTATATATGGATTTATTAGATCGCACATTGGAAAATACGAGGATAAAGCACAAAAAACGAAAGGAGGTGACAGCCTTTCCAGCAATTTTCAACAAAGATCGAACACAGCGCAACAAATAAATCCGCGggagaataatttgaaattgaatttgaaaattccacaGTTAGACGGAGCCGATGATATTTCTAGCGACGATGAGTGCGTATCACCGCAACACGTTGAAAACGAAACGACTACTATTACATCTCGATGCGATGCACCATTTGATCATATAGATCGCCCTGTAACTTGTAAACGATGCCGCTGTACATATAGAACGCAAGATAGTTATAATAGACACTTGGCAAATTGTGATATCATGATAACGAGCGACAGCGATTCCGAAACTATGGATAATAAATTAGCATCGCCTGATTCTAGATTTTCTCCGAGTATCGGATCCGTGTCTCctcaatttataacgttatctccGTCTGAGGGGCATACACTTTCATCCGATTATCCAGATATGCAAGCTACTTCGCCTTTGGAAGCTTCCGTACCATCGCCTCATCCGGCTATTCAAATCGAACCGATAGCACAAGCGATTATTACGCCGCAAATTCATACGCACGCTACCGTCGAAACCGTTCATCAAACGGTATTAACATCAAACGATATGATCGTACAAACGCAATATACTAGAACTACAACTACATTACCGAATGCCACGGTATTACCTCAAGAAAGTACTgttcaaataacagaaatcaCAGATCCCCCATCTGTCGCAAGCGATTCCAGTATATCGCAAAATATCATCAATACGCCTATGAATTCTCCAGATGGTGCAAGTTCCCAAACGGTTCCAAGTCCACAAATATCGCCTACGTTTTCTTCCACCGGCGTACAAACTGCGTCTTCGACCGAATCGTCACAAGGGAACAGTATTCAGATAACGAAGTTGACTAAATCAAAATCTCCCAGAGCACCAAAGTCTCGGACGAAAGGAATCAAAACGCAAATCGTGAAAAATAGTATACAGCCGCACAACAATGGACATGCTAGATTTCAGCCGATGCAGAACAATACTCCGATTATACAGTTGCAACAAGCTCAAAGACCGAGTGGGCCAACTGTCATATTGCAACAAGCATCTCCTGGCATCATGTCTGCGTACGTTGAAACATTGCAACAACAGTCCGGACAAAACCTTCAGTACGTAACAACGATCGGTGGTCAGCATGAAACTGCTGCAGCGTTTAAACCTCAGTTCATAACAGCTAACCATTTAATTCCTGGTGCATACATACAAGCATCTTCCGACAACTTGTTGGCATTGCAAAACGGGGGTATATCGATATTGCCAGGTGTACAGATCGCTCAAACACAGCCAACGGTCCTTGGAACGATTATACAGCAACAACCCAGTGCGATTCAATGTGGAGTTATTTCGTCGGAACAGTTATTATTGAGCTCGACACCAACGCTAGAAATGTTTACAGATTCAACGGGTAGTATGTTTCTGTCGAACCAACCGATGTATTACGGTTTGGAGACTATCGTAAGCAACACGGTGATGTCTTCCAGTCAGTTCATGACTGGCACGGTACCGCAAGTATTGGCAAGCAGTTACCAAACGACAACGCAAGTTTTTCAAGCTTCTAAACTGATGGAACCTATCGTAGATGTTCAGGCTGTTCCAGGTGTTCCCACTGTGACGGCAGTGCAATCCGTACAAAACGTATCCGGAGTACCAAGCGTACCAAACGTTGCTAATGTATCCAACGTAACCAATATAACCAGCATACCTAATGTACCTAGCGTAACGAATGTACCTAATGTTCCGACTGTTCCCGCTATACCGACTATACCCACTGTACCCGCTGTACCCACTGTACCCACTGTATCCAATGTCTCTAACGTATCTAATATGCCAAGCATAACAAACATACCGAATGTGTCCAATGTACCTACGGTACCTAGCGTGTCTAATGTGCCTAGCGTACCTAGCGTACCTAGCGTACCTAGCGTACCTAGCGTACCTAGCGTACCTAGCGTACCTAGTGTGCCTAGCGTGCACAACGTACATAGCGTGCCTAGCGTGCCTAGTGTACCTTGTGTACCTAGTACAATACCCGGTGCATCTAATACACCTAGCATACCTAATGTACCTAACGCATCCAGTATGCCTAGCGTGCCTAACGTATCGAACGTACCTAGTATATCTGGTATACCTAACTTACCTACCAACGTATCCAGCGTACCCGGTGTATCTAGTATACCTAACGCATCTAATGTATCTAATATACTTAATCCAGCACCTACTTTGTCCAGTACTTCTAACATTACTAACATACCGGCTGTACCTACCGTTCAAAATGTATCTAACGTTTCAACCTTACCATCCAAAGTTGGCAATATTTCCGATATGTCTACGGTACCCAGTGGTTACGTGGTAGTAAATCAATCGACCACGCCTATAGTAGAATCGTCTATCGCAACATCACAGATTCATATTCCTGCGACAGCCGAGCAAAATTTTCCAACGGCCACTTGTAACACCATGTTACCTGTATCTTGTCAAAGCGTCGTAGAACCAGTAACATCGATAGAGCTATCGTCAGATACGTGTGCATCCGAAGCTCAAGCTACGGTAAGAGTGACATCGTCTCCAAAGTTGTTGCAAAACTCAATACCGACGATACCGAGAGTAGCTGTACGGCCAAGCCCAGTTTCAAACTCCGTTGTACAACCTAACAACGGACCATGGAAGATTACAGAACCGTTGTTTGGCTCGGAACAGATGATGAACAATAATGTCCGACCGTACTTTGACTCGAAACACGTGTCAGAGAATACCAGTATGATAAAGTCTAGCATATCATCCAAAATACCCCCATTACCTAATCACTGTATAACTCAAAGGGATATCATTGTAAATAAGTTAAACCACGATGTAAATAATgtgcataataattataatagtacCGTACCGAATTCAAACAATATTAATGTAAGTACAAGTAATAATCCAGTGATTGCGAGTTCGactgtacaaaataaaattacaatgtcTACGAGCAACGTACCAACGAGTAGGCCGATGAACAGAGTGTTACCTATGCAAGCCGTAACTCCGAAACAAGATACAACCAAGAGCATGCAGAAAACAGAAATGATCATAGAAGAGCCAACGAAACCGGTAATTAAGCCAGCAGAACCGGAACAGAAGCTTGGAACGGAATCTGATAAGAAACAGATAGTCGAAGCTGTGGCGCCAACGGTGAAGAAACCAGCAGAGACCACTATAAACAACATAAACGAAACGCTGAAATTGAACACTGAAACGATCGAGAAGGTGAAAGAAAATCTGAAATTGGAACTGGACAAAGAGAAACTGCAGAATGCCTCGTTGAAGATAGTACTGCAGAAGCAACTGCAAGATGGTTCTTACAAAATTACACACAACATGAAAGCAGTGACGCAGAATAAGAAACCACCGCAAGTAACGTCCGTGGAGATATTACCGTCGAAGCAGGTACCGCAGATAACCTCTTTGCAATTGTTACCGATAAAAACGTTCACATTGAAAACGAACAAGATCGAGGAGAAGGTAAAACCTATCGATAACCAGTTTAACATACTGAAAACCAAAACTCCACCAGTTGCCGTGAAAAAACCAAGAATGATCAGTAAGTCGATCAAATCTGTACAGCCGAATGTACCAAATATGCAAACGCAGAAATCGAAAGGACCGACATTGATGTATGAGATAAAATCGCAGGATGGATTCACTCATACTGCCTCCTCCATGGCCGAAGTATGGGAAACCGTGTTTCAAGCTGTACAAAATGCACGAAAGGCTCACAACTTACCTCCGTTGCCTCATAACCCTCTCACCGAAAATCTGGGCTTGGAAAATAACGCCACCGTCTACCTGGTCGAACAGCTACCAGACGTGAACAGATGTACCAAATACAAACCTCGATTTCATAATTTAGCACCGCCAAAACCGGGAGAAACGGAAAATGACTTACCGAATGCGTGTATTAATGGTGCTGCTCGTGCAGAACCGTTCAAAGGGAGAAAAGTTCATGATATGTTCAGTTGGCTCGCGTCAAGGCACAGGCAGCAACCAAAAATGATCGCCATCTCCGAAGCTGAGTCCAG aCGAGTAGCAAGCACAAATTTACCAATGGCGATGCGCTTTAGGATACTTAAAGAAACGTCGAAAGAATCGGTTGGAGTATACCATTCTCACATACATGGTAGAGGTTTATTCTGCCTAAGAGACATCGAAGCTGGAGAGATGGTTATCGAGTATGCTGGTGAG GTGATTCGTGCCTCGTTAACTGACAAACGAGAAAAATATTATGATAGTAAAAACATAGGATGTTACATGTTTAAAATCGACGATCACCTAGTCGTTGATGCCACAATGAAAGGAAATGCAGCGAGATTCATTAATCACTCATGCGAG CCAAATTGTTACTCGCGAGTGGTAGACATCCTAGGTAAGAAGCATATATTAATCTTCGCTCTCCGTCGCATTATTCAAGGAGAAGAGCTAACGTATGACTACAAATTTCCTTTCGAGGATATCAAGATTCCATGTACCTGCGGTTCCCGCAGATGTCGTAAATACCTCAATTGA